A region of the Planctomycetaceae bacterium genome:
GACGGCAATGACGACGAGGACTTCAGTCAGTGAAAATCCGTCTCTGGCAGAACGCTTGATATCCGATGCCGGTGATTCGCAGGGCCATGACGGCGCGCCGCGGGTTGTTTTTCGTCTGCGGCAAACGGAGCGAGAGGATGAAACGGATCTTCTCGTGCTTTTAGTCATCTGCGATTGCTTCCAGGCCGCGGGCTGCGGCGAATCCTGCTGCTCCGGCAAGCAGCATGGAATTGACGGTAAGGAAGAAGAACTGTCCCGCCGAGCACTTGCCGAACAGAGGAAAGTTTCGCATCCCGGAAGTGAGCTGGCTTTCGTCGGGATGACGCTGAGCTTCCGTCTCAGACCACTTCAACAGTCCGAACGCGGCAACATTCGCGGCAAGAAGGACGGAAAGGATTCTGAGGAGCAGCCATTGGTTCGCACCGGAAAAAGCACGTTCAATCCAGTCGAAAAATCTCGTTCGGCGGAGCCTCGACGAAACCCTGTGATCAATGCTTTCGAGCGTTTCTGCTGCCACTGCCGCGACCATCGAATCCGGATGCTTCGGGTGATCAGTAGAGTCGGATTCCGAATCTGATTCCGTTAAGCTTTCTGCAGAACCGTGTTCGTGAGGGCAGGCCTGGACATGCGGTTGCCGAGTTGTCTCCGGTTCCATCGCGCGACTGTCAGCCCACCTGTCGAGCACTTCGGAGGGACACGCACGATCCGGGTGGCTGCCGGACCGTTCAGCCGTCCATGCTTCAACGACGTCCGCAAGTCCCGCCATGTGGAATAATCCAGGGACTTCAATGGCGTGCTTCCAGTCGCGATCCTCATCCGTTCGGACTTTGTCATCAGGACCAAGCTCACCGCCCGCGACGAGCAGCACCAGCTCCCGAAACGACACTGGTCCACACTCCAGGCCCGAATGTCGATAACGATACGTCATCTTCGATAACCCCCGCCATGCCTGCACGTGCGTTGTATGACGGTCTTTTGAACTGAAGCATGACCGACCGTGAAGCAGCAATCCGCGAATGACATACATCGTAGTCGGGAAGCTGCGATTCTACAAAGTTTCCTGAGCGGAACGCTCCATTGGCACCTCCGGCGCGGCCTGACGCCTGTCTCCCAAGTCACATCGATCCGTAATCAGCCGCAAGAGCAGCACGATGAATAGCTGCCCGTTCGCGAGCACGCAGCGCAGGCGGTGTGCTTCGGGGTAGTCACGATCAGATTCGCACCCTCACAGCGCTGACGATCCGCTTGCGCAGAACTTCCTCGGCTTCCATCGCCAGGAAGTTGCGGTAGTACATCGACGTCGGCTTCATGAACGTTTCAGACAATCCCATCACCGGCACTTCGACAGGAAAGCCGCCTGCCTGCCACACGCCGCGTTTGATGTCGTCGGCTCGCTGGCGGAAGTGAGCGTGGCAACTGATGAGGTCGTTCCACGTGTTCAGGATGCCGATCACCGGCTTACCTGCGAATTCCTCAGTATCAAACCCGGATTGCTTCTGGCGGGATCGATGCCCAAACGAACGCAGGTCATCCGGCCCCAGATAACGATAACTGCGAAGCTGCTGGGGAGTGCGGCTGGTGCGTGAGTGCATGGAACGAAGATGCCTTCAGTTGAGAAGAATGCAATTCGACGCATGCTAGCAACGACAATGAATGACCGCGATTTCCTGCCCGGAAGCTCAGCAAATTCCGTGCAGAAAGTCCCAGCCCTGTCCGCCGGTCGCCGGCACAAAGAAGCACCGCCAGAGCGCTTAATCGACAGCCCCCTGGCAGCTCGGCAGTTTCCGAAGGACCGCAAATGTGCCGCGGCCGAAGCGTTGATTTTCAAAAATCCGCCGAATTTCGCGCCATACGCCGCTGACGCTGCACACCTGAGAGTGTGATTCGTCGAAACGACGGCTTTTCCACCTCCCAATCCGTGTGAGCAAGGAATCCCCGATGATCGACGACAGCAGTCAGGTTATCCGACACGGGCAGGATGATGGCGACCCGGATCGTATTGAACCCAGGCGTGAGGGGGCCGCTGACGGAATGATTCTGCGACATCTTTCCATGTTTCTACGCGGGCGCGATCAGGCTAAGATAGCATTCGATCCCGGCCAACTTTTCGATCGCTGACCAGCAGTTTCAAATGCCTCACCCTGACCCAATCACACGATTCGTACAGATTTGTGACCCGAATGAAGCCCTGTCTCCAACCGATCAAAGGTTTGTCGATTTTTCTGAGGCACGCGGCACAGACGTGGTCCGGGTCATCGAACGCCAGTTGAGGAGAGCGGGCGAGAAACCCGAGCGGTTGCTGTTTGCCGGGCACCTTGGCATCGGTAAGAGCAGTCTTCTGAAACGGCTGCAGGCCAGACTTGAGAAGGAGTCCGATTCCAGCGGACGCTTTGTCGTCGTCTGGGTTGATACGACGAAGCAGCTGGATCCGAACGATCTCGACTTTCCGGATCTGCTGGTTTTGATTGCGGCCGAGGCACAGCGCACTCTGAAGGCGGCCAAACTTCCGGGTTTCACTGAACCGTCGATCCGTCTGAAGAACCTTTGGGACTCCTGCCGCGAACTGTTCGGCAGCAAGGTCAGACTGACACAGGCGGATATCGATGTTCCGTTTGGTGTGCTGACACTGGAGCTGCGGAACCAGCCGAACGCACGGGCGAAGCTTCGGGAAGCGATCGAAAACGTTGCGACCGAATTGCTCTTCGCGTTCAATGAACTGCTACGAGATGCGAGCGCTGCGATCAGGAATTCAGGCGGCGGCGGTCTCGTTCTGATTGTGGACGGCTTGGAAAAAATGAGTCGCCGCGAAATTGCGGACGGTCTGAATTCGCACGACAGGTTGTTCATTCACCGCAGCGCCCAGCTCGCAAGCGTTGAGGCGAACGTCATCTACACCGTGCCAATTTCGCTGTACTACTCGCCGCAATGCACGGTGCTGGAGCAGGCGTTTGGGGAGTTCAATGCACCTGTCCCGATGATCAAAGTGCGGTCTGACCGGACGGCCAACGTCGCGCCTGATTCGCTGGGGATGCAAAAACTCTGGGAGATGATTGATCTGCGCTGCAAGGCGACCGATGTTGCGATCACGGACGTCTTTTCCGACGACGCGGTTTGGCAGTATCTGTGTAAGATGAGCGGCGGGCATCCCCGACACCTGTTGATGCTGCTGCGAACCGCCGCGAATCAGCTTGACGAGCTGCCGATCACGATGGACGCAGCGCAGCAATCCGTTCGTACCTACGCCAACAGCCTGCTGCGTGAGATCCCCGACGATTTCTGGACCGCGCTGCGGAAATTTGACGAGCCGCGGGACGAGATCCCTCGCGACGATATTCATCAGAAGATGCTCTACTTTCTGCACGTCTTCGAGTACCAGAACGGCCGCCCCTGGTACGAAGTTAATCCCGTAATCCGAACACTGGAACGGTATCGCGATGCTTGAAGTTGCCATCGATCCGTTCAACGCGACACACCAACCGCACAACGCGGACGAGACGTTTCTCGCACTGTCGCGAGCGATTCAGCGGGCTGACGGTTTCACGCTGCTGATTGTTGTCTGCAACGAACCTGTTCAACAATGGGAGCTGCTCCACCAACTGGATGCCGTTCTTGCGGAGCCGGCGTTGCGAGTGTCCGTCCCGACCGATTGTGACGATGTGTTGCCGGTCGTTGAGTCGTCACTTCCGAACGACCGGGCGGTGTCAGCAGTCATTGTGACGGAACTCGCGGCGGGGATTCGTTCCGAGAGTCCGCAGGACGCGAAGCTGCAGGCATTGAATCACCGTCGCGAAGAATGGCGAGCTCAGGTGCCGTTTCCAGTCGTGTTCTGGATTCCGGAATACCTGTTGCAGCCGCTGGCTTTGCAGGCTCCGGATTTTCTGGACTGGCGCAGCGGGACATTCTTGTTTCTCAAGCCGCTCGCTACGGCACGGGATTATCGCACTGGCACGTCCGACCACTCGCCGGAAGTCTGGCGGCTTACGCAGTCCGAGCGTCTGCAGCGAATGGAGCAACTTCGCGAGTTGCTGGCCGCTCTTTCCGGCCGCTCCGATCACCCGCGTGATCCCGCAGCCATCCGCTGGTTGCTGGAACTGGCTGCGCATCACCAGCAACTGGGTCAGCTACAGGAATGTGTGGAAATCGCGCGGGACCAGGTTCTGCCGAATGTACCATCTGACGATGCTCGCAACCGCGCGTACGCCTGCAGCCTGATCGCGGACGTGCTTCAGGCTCGGGGCGAGCTGGACGAGGCACTCCGCATCCGCCGCGAGGAACAACTGCCCGTCTACGAGCGGCTCGGCGACGTCCGCGCGAAGGCGGTCACGCAGGGGAAGATCGCGGACGTGCTGCAGGCTCGGGGCGAGCTGGACGAGGCCCTCCGCATCCGCCGCGAGGAAGAACTGCCCGTCTACGAGCGGCTCGGCGACGTCCGCTCGAAGGCGGTCACGCAGGGGCAGATCGCGGACGTGCTGCAGGCTCGGGGCGAGCTGGACGAGGCCCTCCGCATCCGCCGCGAGGAACAACTGCCCGTCTACGAGCGGCTCGGCGACGTCCGCGGAAGGCGGTCACGCAGGGGAAGATCGCGGACGTGCTGCAGGCTCGGGGCGAGCTGGACGAGGCCCTCCGCATCTGCCGCGAGGAAGAACTGCCCGTGTTCGAGCGGCTCGGCGACGTCCGCTCGAAGGCGGTCACGCAGGGGATGATCGCGGACGTGCTGCAGGCTCGGGGCGAGCTGGACGAGGCTCTCCGCATCCGCCGCGAGGAAGAACTGCCCGTCTACGAGCGGCTCGGCGACGTCCGCGAGAAGGCGGTCACGCAGGGGAAGATCGCGGACGTGCTGCAGGCTCGGGGCGAGCTGGAGGAGGCCCTCCGCATCCGCCGCGAGGAACAACTGCCCGTCTACGAACGGCTCGGCGCGACGCGTGATCTACTGGTCTGCCGCTGGTGGATAGCGACGTACCTGCTCAGCGAAACGCCCCCGGCGACCGGGACGAGGCGGCGGAACTGCTGCGTCAGGCTCACGCGGCGGCGGAGAAGATGGGCATTCCGGAAGCGGAACGAATCCGCGAAATCCAGAAACGGGAAGGGTTCTGAGGTCTCACACAAAGGCACGAAGGCACAAAGGAGGGCTGACGGAAATGACAGACTTTCCGTCAGAAAAATCTTCGTGCCTTTGTGCCTTCGTGTGAGATCCTTTTCCGAGGAAGTAGCGTATGAACGATGAATTAGAGCGGATTGCCACGGACGTCGTGGATTCAGCGATGCAGCTGCACATCGCACTCGGGCCGGGCTTGCTTGAGTCGGTTTACACCGTGCTGCTCGAACACAAACTGAAAGAACGTGGCTATCGCGTGGAGCCGCGAGTATCCTGTTCCTGTTGAATTCGAAGGCGTGCGGTTTGAGGTTGGATTTCGGGCCGACCTCATCATCAACGGCTGTTTCATCGTCGAATTGAAGTCCGTGGAAAAACTCTTTCCGGTCCACGGAAAGCAGTTGCTGACGTACCTGAAGCTGACCGGTTGCCGCCTCGGACTATTGATCAACTTCGGCGAAGAACTGCTGAAGAATGGAATCAAGCGCGTGGCGAATTAACTGACTTCGCGTGACGGCGGTCACGCCGGGGCAGATCGCCGACGTGCTGCAGGCTCGTGGCGAACGGGACGAGGCGGCGGAGCTGCTGCATCAGGCTCACGCGGCGGCCGAGCACCCTGGGATTCCCGAAGCCAGTCAGATCCGCTCAATCCAGCAGCGGGACGGGCTGGAAGTGGTGGCCACAGATGCACGCTGATAACCGCAGATGACCGGGGCGACACGGGACTCGACTCTTTCCTGATCTGTGTTCATCCGTGCGCATCTGTGGCACCAGGAAGCGATGCAAAGTCCCAAGGGCTCGATCGACTACTCCAGCCCCAGAGCGGCCAGGATGGCGGGTTCGTTGTTGTCGACGACGACTGGTGGGTTGGCGTACGGTGTCACGGTGACTCCGGCGGGGTGCAGTTTTCTTGCGTGCAGGTCCGGATTGTTGGAGTGATAGGCCACGGTCAGGTCGGGGTCTTTGAGCTGGTGGCCGGTCAGGACACAGGCGACTCGATCACTGGCGGCGATGGTGCCGTCCTCCCGGAGTTTGCGGAGTCCGGCGATGGTGGCTCCGCTGGCTGGTTCGCAGCCGAAGCCGTTGGCGGCGATCAAAGCGCGGGCGTCGACGATTTCCTGATCGCTGGCACTGCGAACGACGCCGTCGCAGACACTGATGGCTCGCAGTGCCTTGACCAGATTGACGGGGCGATTGATTTCGATGGCGGTGGCCAGCGTGCTGGCTCGGCGATCTTCGGCGTCCATTGTGTCATAGAATTGGCCGATGATGTCGCGGTCGGCGTGGCCGGCGTTCCAGTTCAGTTCGCTGTCGTTGACCAGTTCGTCCAGCGTGCTGGCTCCTTCTGCATTGATGATCGCCAGGCGGGGAATGCGGTCGATCAGGCCGAGTTCCTTCAGTTCCAGAAACGCTTTTCCGAAGGCGCTGCAGTTTCCAAGGTTGCCGCCGGGGACAATGACCCAGTCGGGGACTTCCCAGCCGAGCCCTTCGAGGACTCGCAGCATGATCGTCTTCTGACCTTCCAGTCGGAACGGATTGACGCTGTTGCACAGATAGATGGGATGCTTTTCGCAGATCTCGCGGACTCGCGCGAGAGCGTCGTCGAAGTCGCCGCGGATCTGCAGCGTCTTTGCTCCGTAGTCCAGCGCCTGCGACAGTTTGCCGTAGGCGATCTTGCCGCTGCCGACGAAGACAACGCACTGAAAGTGGCCGGAGACTCCGGCATAGATCGCCAGCGACGCACTGGTGTTGCCTGTGGAGGCACAGGCCGTCATCTTGGCTCCGACCATGCGTGCGTGAGTCGACGCGGCGGTCATACCGTTGTCTTTGAAGCTGCCGGACGGGTTCAGGCCTTCGTACTGCAGGAACAGCGTTCCGGGGTTCATGCCGACGATTGAGCCCAGCCGGTCGTTTCGCTGCAGGATCGTCTGCCCTTCGCCGATGGTGACGATCTGCGATTCGGGTGCGAAGCCGAGCAGTTCGCGAAACCGCCAGACGCCGCTGAAGTCGAGCGGATTCAGTCGCGTCGACCAGCGGCTTTGGAATTCCGACAGCGACGCGGGGACGGGAATACGGTCCCAGTCGTAGCGAGCATCGAGCAGACTTCCGCAGGCAGGACAGGACGTCAGCACCTGGCCGATGTCGTAGGTGGCCAGGCAAGCGGGATGGATGCACTGCTGGAAAGCGTGTGGTGCGGCGGCGTTCAATGCTCAGTGTTCAAAGTTAAGGGTTTGAATGAATAAATGGTCGCACTTCCGCGGCAGCCAGTCGGTCGGTCTTTCGCCTGCTGCTTACTGCCACCTGTCTATGGCGTCTCGACTCTGGCCTCTCGCCTCCTGCCGCGGCCGCTTATTCGCTGGCGTAGCGTAGGCTGGGAAGCAGGCTGACGCCAGACGCGTGGTGCTCAATTGCGTGCGCCGCCCAGCCGGCCAGCCGGGCCATTCCGATTGCCAGAGAAATACGTTCCGGTGGAACATCGAGCAGCGCCAGCAAGCGGGCGGCGGTCCAGTCCATCGTCGGATACTGCTGCTGGTCATTTTCCATCAGACGTTCCAGCCGTGCTGCGGCCGCTTCCATCCGGACTCGCGTGGCACAGCCCAGCAGTTCGCGGCAGTGAGCCTTCAGGATTCGCGGGCGGGGATCGTCGTTGGCGCCGGAGAATCCGAACGGCATACCTCGCGACTTGCGGCTCTTCCACCAGACTTCAGCGTGCTGCGGCGATGGAAAGGAACTCAGTTTCTCCGCGGTCCACTGGTACGGATCGTTGTGCAACTGAGCCACGAACAACGACGCGGAGGCTCGCAGGGCACAGACGACATCGTTGACGGTGCTGCCGACGACTCGGGCCGCGAAGCATGCCGGACGCATTTCGGTCAGGCACTGGCAGGTCAGCACGGCGTTCATGGCCGCTTCTTCCCGCGGCGACGGTGGCCGCTGGTCGCTGCGAAGCACCTGCAGCAGTGAACCGGCGAACGACAATCCCCCGCCATCCTGTGGATCGGTGGCTCGCCCGTCATCCAGCGGCTGGCCGAATGCCACCGAAAACAGCACTGGCAACTGAGCCAGAACCCGCCAGACTCGGGAATGAGTCGCGCCGGTGGTCCGGTCGGCCGGCGTGGGATCGAAGTAGGAAATCAGCGAAATCGACAATGGCAGCAGGTCCAGAGGCCGGGTCCGCAGAGGCAGCCCGGCAACCGTTTCGGAGGCGGTCGGCTCTACGACAGCCGATTCGCTCATGACCGCGCAGGCGTCGGAAAGTTCTTCCAGAGTCGGCAGGTCACCGTTCAGCAGCAGCCAGATGACGCTTTCGAACGAGTGCTCATTCGCCAGCTCGCACACGTCAATTCCGCAGAAGCGAATCTGCTGATCGCCGAAGCTGATCAGGTCGGATTCTGCGCAAATGACGTCCGACAATCCCGAACCTGTCGGGCCGTTGGGAGCCGCGATATCGGCGACCAGCCGGCGAAGTCCGTTCGCCAGATGGGATGTTGAGAGCAGAGGCCGATCCATGTCACCAGAATCCTTTCCCGGAATCATCCCGCACAAAGCCTGCCTTACGCGGCGGCGGCTGATCAGCGTGCCGCGATCGTCGGGAAGCTCCGTGACGTCAGCACGAGTGCTCGCCTACGGGGGCACTCGGACGGTCGTGAGTCTACTGCGATCATGCACGAAGTGAAACCGAGCGGTCGATCGGAAGACGCCCGACTGCAGTTCAGGAAATTTCGGTGAGTTGAGGAATTCAGGAGTTCCGGGCGCAAAGAAAAGGCGTTCGCTCGTGAATTGAACGAGCGAACGCCGGCGAGGAATGGATTCCGCTGGAACGACTTACTTCATGAAGAAATCCGTTGGCCCGCGAAACGTATAGTACGGATACTGATACATCGCGGCGGGGGCTTCTTCCGGGGGATACATCAGGCCGTCCGGAGTGGAATACGTGTACGAATTTCGGTGAACGGGGTGAAACGGCAAATTGCAGTTGCCCTGACAGGCACCGCCCCGGCAGGAACCGCTCTGGCACGAGCCAGCTGAATAACCGCTGTTGCACATAGGGCAGTCACCGTGAGAAGACCCGCCGTCCCAGCAGGCCTGCGGGCTTTGTCCGCGCATGATCGGCGACGACGCGCACCCCGAAATTGTCAGGCCAATCGCCCCCGATAGCAGCAGCATGAAAGCTTGTGTCCGCATCACAAAACTCCTTCTTTCCCCGCGAAGATCCCGCCAGCCGTGAACATTTGGCGTCATGGCTGACGAAAGAAAGTGTTCCCCAAACGATCGGGTCCTGCCGAAAGCCTCAACAGCGGTTGAAAACGGTCTCTGGAACTCTGAAGCCACCAGATTCGCAGGTGTCGGACAGTTCCAGACACCGTTTTCAACGCCCTGTGCATTTCAACGCACTGTTAAGAATTCCGGCGCGAAGCCTGAACGCATGAAGGTGTTATCGGCAGCAGAACCGGTCCAACATGCAGAATCCCTGCAATTCCTACAGATGTGGAATCAGGAAGTTTGAGTGAACTTGCGGAATTCCAGCCGTACAAATAGAGTCTGCCTCTGACGCCGGGTTAGCGTGACTTGAGACACCCATGTCCTAACACGCACGGCAGCAAGCACTTACAGTCCCCAAGCCGAGTCAGGGGACGACGCGGAAACCGAATTCTGAGGGAGCAGTACGGTGCATATCGCCGGTTCAACTCGCAGCCTGTGGGACATCACGAGCGCTCAGGCATGCATGCAGTTGCAGGATCTTGGGTTTGACAAGGTGGAACTCTGGATCAATGACGACTTCGACCAGTTAAAGGTCGCGGAAGTTGTTGAGGACATTGACGCCGCCGCAGCGCAATTTCGCGAGGCCAGCCGTGTGAGCCCTGTGGCCATCTTTCTTGAGCAGGAAGTTGAGCCGACGGAATTCGCGGCGATTGTGGAGTTCGCTCGAAGGCTTCGCGTGGCTCAGTTGACGATCGAAGCGTCGCCGCTGGGAACACCGTTTAACACGGAAATCGACCGGCTGCGCGAACGAAATGCAATCTGCCACCAGGAGGGAGTCCGCCTTTCGATCCTCACAAGAACGGGCCTGCTGACTCAGGATCCGCATACGGCCGTGGAACTCTGCCAGTCCGTGAAAGGTCTGGGAATCACGCTGGACCCCACTTACTTCACGTGTACTCCGCGAGGCGAAGTGGATTTCGAAGTCGTCTACCCGCATGTCCTGCACTGCCAGCTTCGCGACACGTCTCACACCGAACTGCAGGTGCCCGCCGGGCTGGGGGAAATCGACTACAACCGCATCACTTCTCTGCTTCGTCAGGAAAAATACGATCGCACTTTGAGTGTCGATCTGCTACCCCGAACGCTCGCCGGTGAAGAACGTCTGCTGGAACTCCGCAAGCTGCGGCTGCTTCTGGAATCGATGCTGTAGAAGGCGGAAGCAGCGCCGGACGACTGCTGATCTGCCCTGGAAGCACCCACGCGACTCAACGACCCATCGCGGAGCCCCGGCGTTTCTGCCGGTATGGTTTCTGCCTGTATGAAGGTCCGGGTTTAGCGGACGGCAACGCCGGTGTTTCGCCGGTTGTTGGAAGAATATTGCAGTTCGGAAGCGAGTCGGCAGATCTTGCCGGACCGCAGCGTCTTCCGCAGATCGCGCCGGTTTACTGGTCTTCCCGCCGTGCATTTCCGGATCGGGAATCCGTCGACATGCGATTCGATCGACTTTGAGGCTTGTCCCGTGCGCCGCAGACGGAAGGATGGGGGCGTGAGTGTCGCCGCGCAGATCATGGACGTATCTGTTCTCGACAACTGAAACGATTCATCGCAGATGACCGGAAGCCTCCGAGCAACGACGTTCGGCGTCAGTGACGGGCTTCGGTCAGGCGATATCCGTTGAAGTCATCAGAGACTGCCATGAACGTAAAACTGCTGCTGCCCCTGTTGGCCGCGCTGACACTCAGCGTGGATTCCGTGCTGATCGCTGAAGAACCGCAGGCCGCTAATTCACAGGCCGCTCACGAGGAAGCCGTCCGTCGTCAAACAGCGGTGGCGCTGAACTATTGCCGAGCGGCGCTGCACCGGATTCGCCGCAGTCCGGAAAAACGAGTCCTGGTGGAGGAACAACAGCGGATCCTGAACAACCTGGACCTGAATCAGATCGAAGATCCCGAAGTGATCACGCTGTACAAGTCGATTCTGGACGAAATCAGCCAGGTCGAAATCAGCGAACGTGAGCGTCGGGCAATTGACGAACAGTTTCGCACGGGAGTGCATCGCAAGCTGGGAACCGACTTCTTTGTCATCGGAGCCCAGGTGGCGACCGGACAGGTGGGCAATGTCATCCAGACCGGAGCCAACAGCTGGTGGGACTACCGCAACCAGGAAATGCGCCGCGACTCCGACCTGTGGAAAGTCGACAAGGGGACGTTCACCGCCGTGATGTCACGTTCGTCGACGTTTCTGGACAGCTTCTGGAAGTTGTCTCGCAAGAATAATATCCCCGATCGCTGGCTGGTCCGCGATCAGGACCTTGACCAGCTCGGCCGGGTTCTGCAGGAACGTGACGCGGCCCGCCGGCTCCGCATGCTGGAACGCACAGAACGGTTTATGGAGTGCTATCCGCCGTACTGGTACTACCTGGCGAAGACTCAGCAGGAACTCGGTCAGCTTGACGATGCCGTGCGAACCTACGAACGGCTTAGCGCCATCGGCACGGGTCACTTCCGACAGGATGACATGTTGTCCAGCAGCATGGCGAACATGGCACTGATTCAGGAGATCCACAACGACCCGCGAGCCGCAACGACTGCGATGCGCGGACTGGACTACTCGACTCGCAACTGGGAATCCAACCTGGTGTGCGCGTGGGTGCTGGGGCGGCACGAAGAATACATCGCCGCTGAAGATCTGATTCTGTGCAATCTTGATGAGCGGCTGGAGGAATCTCAGAGCAGCATCGCTCTGGTTTCCCTGTACTTTCACGCCGAGGAAACCGCAAAGCTGGCCGGACTTCTGAATGACGAGCGCATCGTTCGCAATGTTCCGATTCCAGGTCTGCTGCTATGTGCCAGGTTACTGGGGTCGGATCAGATTCCGTCGCCGATGACGGCGTATCTGGCGTCGACGCTGACGGCTTCGGTCAGTCGGGCTTCAAGTGGTGAGACACTGACGCTGGCGACGTCTCCCGGGTGGAAGATTAACGACGCGAACCCGCAGCTTCTGGGGATGGGCACGTCGTCATTCCGCACAATCGGCTTTCGTCCTTCCCAGAATGCCGTGCTGGCGGATTTCGCCGTGCAGACGGAAGAAGCGGAACTCAGCGCACACGAAACGCTGCGGCTGACGCTCAACTACCCCGGAACTCCCACGATTCACGTGACTCTGGAGGCGGATCCGGTCGACGCTCGCGGCGCGCCGCCAGCGCTCAACTCGCTGCGTCCGCCGGTGTTGACGAACCGTCTGCCGGCGTTTTCGGAATCACGAGTGACGTTCGAAATGCAGGAAGTCGAAGTCGACGGCGTGCGAATTTCGCTGCGCACAAATGAAACGGCCGGGCTCCCGGCGGAAGCGGAAGATGCGACTCGCCAGGTGTCCGCCCAGGACGCGACCGATCGGTCGTAGAGGGCGCCTCACCGGTATTCGCGGCAGCCAACAGCGAAACAGGGAACGGTAAACAACTGCAGGCTGGCTGCATGCTGTTCGCCGTTCCCTGTTCTGTGTTTCGGCCGAACAGTCGCGACGGGGTCAGTGTCGCGGCAGCCCTGAGGAAGCTGCGTCTGTTCAGCGGAATTGAGACCGACAAAATGCACGCCGTGTGCCGAAGCCGGCGACCGATTCTGATGCCGGCGAAGATTCCGTCGCAACCGTTCCTGTTGCACGCAGTTACGCTCACCCATGATGTGTCAGAAATCTGAACACCCGGAAGCGAACGGTGTTGACGGAATACCACACCGGCAATTTCGGAAGCACGACGCAGCGTGCAAGTCGCGTCACACCTGCGACTTGCGTTGTGTTGCCGCGCCGACAACAAATGATGCCGGAAGTCAACGGCGGACGACTGCCGCGTGGCAAATTCCGCGACGGAAGATTTGTTCCCGCGATACCGACCGCACGGAAGAACTGCGAAAGTCTGCGACGTTGAATTCGTCGCGTCGTCGGTTGACGGAAAATCGGATTCGAGCATAATTCCCGGTCCTGTCGTCGACCAAACGGCGGGTGTTCGAAAAACCAGATTGACGGTCGGGTGACGCGATGCGGCTCGGTCGATCCTGATGCGGGTGTAGCTCAGTTGGTAGAGCACCACGTTGCCAACGTGGTTGTCGAGGGTTCGAATCCCTTCACCCGCTCTTTTTTTATGGCCCGATCTCGTCTTTTTGGACCGATTGGGGC
Encoded here:
- a CDS encoding DUF4339 domain-containing protein, with amino-acid sequence MYVIRGLLLHGRSCFSSKDRHTTHVQAWRGLSKMTYRYRHSGLECGPVSFRELVLLVAGGELGPDDKVRTDEDRDWKHAIEVPGLFHMAGLADVVEAWTAERSGSHPDRACPSEVLDRWADSRAMEPETTRQPHVQACPHEHGSAESLTESDSESDSTDHPKHPDSMVAAVAAETLESIDHRVSSRLRRTRFFDWIERAFSGANQWLLLRILSVLLAANVAAFGLLKWSETEAQRHPDESQLTSGMRNFPLFGKCSAGQFFFLTVNSMLLAGAAGFAAARGLEAIADD
- a CDS encoding dihydroxy-acid dehydratase, which translates into the protein MHSRTSRTPQQLRSYRYLGPDDLRSFGHRSRQKQSGFDTEEFAGKPVIGILNTWNDLISCHAHFRQRADDIKRGVWQAGGFPVEVPVMGLSETFMKPTSMYYRNFLAMEAEEVLRKRIVSAVRVRI
- a CDS encoding tetratricopeptide repeat protein, which gives rise to MLEVAIDPFNATHQPHNADETFLALSRAIQRADGFTLLIVVCNEPVQQWELLHQLDAVLAEPALRVSVPTDCDDVLPVVESSLPNDRAVSAVIVTELAAGIRSESPQDAKLQALNHRREEWRAQVPFPVVFWIPEYLLQPLALQAPDFLDWRSGTFLFLKPLATARDYRTGTSDHSPEVWRLTQSERLQRMEQLRELLAALSGRSDHPRDPAAIRWLLELAAHHQQLGQLQECVEIARDQVLPNVPSDDARNRAYACSLIADVLQARGELDEALRIRREEQLPVYERLGDVRAKAVTQGKIADVLQARGELDEALRIRREEELPVYERLGDVRSKAVTQGQIADVLQARGELDEALRIRREEQLPVYERLGDVRGRRSRRGRSRTCCRLGASWTRPSASAARKNCPCSSGSATSARRRSRRG
- a CDS encoding tetratricopeptide repeat protein, whose product is MFERLGDVRSKAVTQGMIADVLQARGELDEALRIRREEELPVYERLGDVREKAVTQGKIADVLQARGELEEALRIRREEQLPVYERLGATRDLLVCRWWIATYLLSETPPATGTRRRNCCVRLTRRRRRWAFRKRNESAKSRNGKGSEVSHKGTKAQRRADGNDRLSVRKIFVPLCLRVRSFSEEVAYER
- a CDS encoding GxxExxY protein — translated: MAIAWSREYPVPVEFEGVRFEVGFRADLIINGCFIVELKSVEKLFPVHGKQLLTYLKLTGCRLGLLINFGEELLKNGIKRVAN
- the thrC gene encoding threonine synthase is translated as MNAAAPHAFQQCIHPACLATYDIGQVLTSCPACGSLLDARYDWDRIPVPASLSEFQSRWSTRLNPLDFSGVWRFRELLGFAPESQIVTIGEGQTILQRNDRLGSIVGMNPGTLFLQYEGLNPSGSFKDNGMTAASTHARMVGAKMTACASTGNTSASLAIYAGVSGHFQCVVFVGSGKIAYGKLSQALDYGAKTLQIRGDFDDALARVREICEKHPIYLCNSVNPFRLEGQKTIMLRVLEGLGWEVPDWVIVPGGNLGNCSAFGKAFLELKELGLIDRIPRLAIINAEGASTLDELVNDSELNWNAGHADRDIIGQFYDTMDAEDRRASTLATAIEINRPVNLVKALRAISVCDGVVRSASDQEIVDARALIAANGFGCEPASGATIAGLRKLREDGTIAASDRVACVLTGHQLKDPDLTVAYHSNNPDLHARKLHPAGVTVTPYANPPVVVDNNEPAILAALGLE
- a CDS encoding citrate/2-methylcitrate synthase — encoded protein: MDRPLLSTSHLANGLRRLVADIAAPNGPTGSGLSDVICAESDLISFGDQQIRFCGIDVCELANEHSFESVIWLLLNGDLPTLEELSDACAVMSESAVVEPTASETVAGLPLRTRPLDLLPLSISLISYFDPTPADRTTGATHSRVWRVLAQLPVLFSVAFGQPLDDGRATDPQDGGGLSFAGSLLQVLRSDQRPPSPREEAAMNAVLTCQCLTEMRPACFAARVVGSTVNDVVCALRASASLFVAQLHNDPYQWTAEKLSSFPSPQHAEVWWKSRKSRGMPFGFSGANDDPRPRILKAHCRELLGCATRVRMEAAAARLERLMENDQQQYPTMDWTAARLLALLDVPPERISLAIGMARLAGWAAHAIEHHASGVSLLPSLRYASE
- a CDS encoding TIM barrel protein, with amino-acid sequence MHIAGSTRSLWDITSAQACMQLQDLGFDKVELWINDDFDQLKVAEVVEDIDAAAAQFREASRVSPVAIFLEQEVEPTEFAAIVEFARRLRVAQLTIEASPLGTPFNTEIDRLRERNAICHQEGVRLSILTRTGLLTQDPHTAVELCQSVKGLGITLDPTYFTCTPRGEVDFEVVYPHVLHCQLRDTSHTELQVPAGLGEIDYNRITSLLRQEKYDRTLSVDLLPRTLAGEERLLELRKLRLLLESML